Within the Aspergillus luchuensis IFO 4308 DNA, chromosome 5, nearly complete sequence genome, the region ACAACTGACCTGAATCCCCAAACACACCATATATACCTCGCTGTATTCAAAATAATGCCATTGAACAGATACCAATTTCTTCACCAAATATTACACTATATATACAAGGTCGTAAAGTACAGAACccgaaccagaaccagagccaTTTTTATCATCCGTTCTTCACCCATGCCATCCCATAGTACTAATACAACACCACACCATGAatataaccaccaccactcccctcatctcccccaATAGCCCCCTATATCCAGAGACAGACAAActacctcaacctcaacaatCCACCcaacctcttcttcaacctcccCATCCAATCCCTGTCCGGTGCCTCATCGAACTCGCGAATCACATTATCGTAATGATCAGGGTTACTCGCCGGTCTGCGCAATCTCGGCGACAGGGGGTAGCGTCTTGCGTAGCGGTcttcgaggagggaggagagagcgTTGAGGGATTTCTCGTCGATGTTGACTTTTTGTAATTGGCCTTCTTGTTGAGGCTGTTTCTGAGAGGTGGGTTCGGTGGATGAGGGTTGGAGGCAGGCTTGGAGGTAGTTCTGgacggagacggaggaggggcgCACTTTGTCAGTTGGCCAGTGtttgaggagggtggtgattcGTTGCTGTGGTTGGTGtttaattagttaaaatGCAGAAGAGATGGAATTGAAgagggtttgggttggggtggtgatggtagaCGTACTGTGTTGGATGCCATGGTGGGATATCTGTGTGTGAGGTTCGTGTGATTGTAGCGTGAGTGATATGGGCGGCAGGATGGTGAATGAGAGAAGCGCTGGAGAGATACTGTTCGAGGTCTATCTAGATGTCTGTAGATGCTCGAAAAACAGCGGAACTGCCTGAGGCGGCAAGGCGGTCACTGGTCACGGTCACGGTCACGGGCGCGGCAATCCGGAGGCGGCAATCCGGCTCAGCCACCGCATGCTgattgatgctgctgctgctgctgccttatTGCCTGACCTGgacttctctctctctctctcctctctcgtCATCTCCAGCTGATCGTCTCCTTCCCATCTCCTTTGAATCTCCCCCCTCAAAGTCCCATCCACGTTCTTTGCGCCTCCTTTTGTTGTCCCTCTTCTAATACCTACTTCCGACGCCGttgatttcttttgtttcgtCCCCACCGTCCTTTACTCCGCTCTTTCCCGGTTTCCCGCTCGCTCAGCTCGTCATGAGCTCGCAGCGTTATCAACGGGTATGAGGCACCCACGTTCTTGATAGAAGCCGTCGGGTTCGGCATTTGCATGTCAGAAAAACAAAGTACTGATACATGGGTCTCTATTTAGGTCAACGCCcgtgatgaagacgatgatgatacccCCCAGTCACACTCTTCTATCCCTCTCCGACCGacaccttcctccccgcctccctcATTCCACTCtcgttcctcctccccatcatcgagaCGCCTCCTCCACGACGATCCCCACAGAGACCATGCAGACCAAACCTTGGCAGATGCGTTCGGTGATGGCAGCGATTCCGAGTCCGATGAAGAGCCCGACGATCGTCAGCGCTTAATGCGGGCTCAGCCGGATTCCCGCCCGGTGGCGGACACCAGCAGCGCCGCTGCGgctgcatcttcttcttcaagcgGTTCAGAGCAACAGTCTGGCGATTCGCGCATCGGTGGAAGCCTTCCTCGACGGCAAACGATTCTACCGTCTTTCAGTACCCCCAGTTCGGGAGCGAGTCGGGTGATCAGTTCGTCGAACGACGGTGTCTTTGCTAATCTGGCGGCTAAGCCGGAGCGCGGGGAAAAGAATGAGGATTTGCCTCCGGTAGGTTGACTCCTTGTGGGATTTGCGATGGGATAatggttgctgatgatgtGCTGTTTTATAGTCCTACGAGGAGGCCGCCGCAGATGCTACACCGCCGTATTGGGAGACGACAATTCTCGCACCAGGTATCTCTTCGGACGAAGTGTTTGTGGATGGATTGCCGGTTGGATCGATTTTCTCGTTTGTCTGGAATGCCATGATCTCCATGTCGTTCCAGTTGGTTGGATTCCTCTTGACCTACTTGCTTCACACAACGCACGCAGCCAAAAATGGTAGCCGGGCTGGTCTTGGCCTCACGCTGGTGCAGTATGGTTTCTACATGAAGGGTGGCAGTGAGTCGAAGGGATCGGATGAAGGAGGCGCCGATTACGTGACACCCCCGGACCCGAACAGTCATAACTTCGATCCGAATAATGTCGATGGTGGTGcgggtggtgatggcggagGCGGTGCCGTGTCCTCTATCACCACGAGCGAATGGATTTCATACGTCTTGATGATTGTCGGGTGGTTCATTCTGATTCGAGCTATCAGCGATTTCCTGCGGGCACGCCGTCACGAGCAGCTGGTGTTACAGAGTCCTGAGCGTGGGCTTAGCGTTCCTGTCATTGCAGAGGGCGAGCGATCGGAGACAGTTGTCTAGGGAATATGGGAAtcttggtctggtctgggTACAGTTCACTTGGGAGCATTCGGAGTtcattttccttcctttgcaCGGTTTCGTTATTCTTATAATCGGCCCTACGATCCAGTTgtaggatggatgggagCCTGCAGAGCATTGGTAGCCTATCGTTGACCGGGTACATCTTTTCgttatttccttttctttttctttttcgcctACCATTTACACATCATGGTCGGTTCCAGCTATTGCACGAGTTACCGGGCCTGTAGTCTAGAATACCTTGTTATCTTGTTTGCGAGATACCTTTGGCAAGTGAATCCAAGTGGAAACAATTCGACTTTAATCTCTTTCACTCTTTGTTGTTCTGTACGACTGTTCTAGTAGTCGACAGTGAGACATTTGGGCCAATTGGGAGTTGCCTCGTTCCGATTTGCCTTCAGCAGGCAGCCTTATTTTCGGGACCCTTGAATGGAAGCATCGCCGCTGAAGATCGTCCGCCCTGCGACTGGGGATGTTCCCCGTCGCCCCGGTGTGCCTGTTTCTCAATAAGTACTCTCAAGACTATTGTTCTGCTTGAGCTTGCTGCCCGATGCTGATCGTCTTGGCGGTCTCTCCGGTTTCTCCGcgttgatcttcttgtcttccgctctccttcttccccttcctttcttgtCTATCCCCTTTCTATTATCACAAGTGGTTACttctcgctcttcttctcctcatgcTTATTTTATATCCAGTCAAATTCACCTCTCCGTGACTTCTCCCcccgcctctctctctctctccatgaCCAAGGTTGACGCCGCGGGGGATGGGGATTCCGCCCCGATGGCCGCCTCGCCGCCGAGTCTCCCCAAAGCCCCCGTCGAGGCTCGCTCGCTGTCTTCCATCACCGCAATTGCCTCCAATCCCCCCGCCTATCCGCGCAATCCTGCTCAGAAGAAGTTGGATCCGTTAGTGCTGTATATTGTGCGGGTCCCAGGCAGTCGAGGTATGTCGCTTACCTGCCATTCCGATCGCTCAGGAATGCCCCGCAGAAGCGGTGGCACCAAACATGCATATGATAGATCAAC harbors:
- a CDS encoding ubiquinol-cytochrome c reductase complex assembly factor 2 (COG:S;~EggNog:ENOG410PTDX;~InterPro:IPR037653;~antiSMASH:Cluster_5.20;~go_component: GO:0005739 - mitochondrion [Evidence IEA];~go_function: GO:0043022 - ribosome binding [Evidence IEA];~go_process: GO:0034551 - mitochondrial respiratory chain complex III assembly [Evidence IEA];~go_process: GO:0070131 - positive regulation of mitochondrial translation [Evidence IEA]) — its product is MASNTQRITTLLKHWPTDKVRPSSVSVQNYLQACLQPSSTEPTSQKQPQQEGQLQKVNIDEKSLNALSSLLEDRYARRYPLSPRLRRPASNPDHYDNVIREFDEAPDRDWMGRLKKRLGGLLRLR
- a CDS encoding metal homeostatis BSD2 family protein (COG:U;~EggNog:ENOG410PPN9;~InterPro:IPR019325;~PFAM:PF10176;~TransMembrane:2 (i215-236o314-332i);~antiSMASH:Cluster_5.20;~go_process: GO:0007034 - vacuolar transport [Evidence IEA];~go_process: GO:0030001 - metal ion transport [Evidence IEA]), yielding MSSQRYQRVNARDEDDDDTPQSHSSIPLRPTPSSPPPSFHSRSSSPSSRRLLHDDPHRDHADQTLADAFGDGSDSESDEEPDDRQRLMRAQPDSRPVADTSSAAAAASSSSSGSEQQSGDSRIGGSLPRRQTILPSFSTPSSGASRVISSSNDGVFANLAAKPERGEKNEDLPPSYEEAAADATPPYWETTILAPGISSDEVFVDGLPVGSIFSFVWNAMISMSFQLVGFLLTYLLHTTHAAKNGSRAGLGLTLVQYGFYMKGGSESKGSDEGGADYVTPPDPNSHNFDPNNVDGGAGGDGGGGAVSSITTSEWISYVLMIVGWFILIRAISDFLRARRHEQLVLQSPERGLSVPVIAEGERSETVV